A stretch of DNA from Myxococcales bacterium:
TGATCCTCGGCCTGATCGACGAATTCGTCGAGCGGGAACTGCTGCCGCTCGAGCCCGAGTTTGCGACGCGCGAATTTCGCGACCTGCTGCCGGTGCTGGAGGAAAAACGGGCGCTGGTGAAGCGGATGGAACTGTGGGCGCCGAACCAGCCGCGCGAATACGGCGGCATGGGCCTGAACCTGGTGGAACACGGCCTGGTTTCGGAAGCGCTGGGCCGCACGCCGCTGGGGCACTACGTCTTCGGCTGCCAGGCGCCCGACGCCGGCAACATGGAAATCCTGCACCTGTTCGGCAGCGACGCGCAGAAAGAGCGGTACCTGCGGCCCCTCGTCGCCGGGCAAATCCGCAGTTGCTTCGCGATGACCGAGGTCGATTTGCCGGGCTCGAACCCGGTGATGCTGGCCGCCACGGCGACGAAGGACGGCGGCGATTACGTGATCAACGGCCACAAGTGGTACACGACCGGCGCGGATGGGTCCGCGTTCGCCGTCGTGATGGCCGTCACCCACCCCGATGCCCCGCCGCACCTGCGCGCCAGCATGATCATCGTGCCGGCGGGCACCCCGGGCTACCGGCTGGTGCGCAACATTCCGGTGATGGGCCATGCCGGCAGCGACTACTTCAGCCACGGCGAGGTCGTGTTCGAAAACTGCCGTGTGCCACAAACGAACCTGCTGGGCGGCGAGGGCTTCGGCTTCGCGATCGCCCAGGAGCGGCTCGGGCCGGGCCGCATCCACCACTGCATGCGCTGGCTGGGCATCTGCCGCCGGGCCTTCGACCTGCTGTGCAAGCGGGCGACCGAGCGCCCGATCGATCTCGACGGCCACACGCTGGCCTCGACGCAGATCGTCCAGACCTGGATCGCCGAAAGCGCCGCCGAAATCCAGGCGGCCCGCCTGCTGACCCTGCACGCCGCCTGGAAAATCGACCAACTCGGCCCCAAGCAGGCGCGCGACGAGATTTCGCTGATCAAGTTCACGGTCGCCGCCGCCATGGAGCGCGTGGTCGACCGCGCCCTGCAGGTGCACGGCGGGCTGGGCATGACCGACGACACCATCCTGGCCTTTTTCTACCGCCACGAACGGGCGGCGCGCATCTACGACGGCGCCGACGAGGTCCACAAGATTTCCTTCGGCAAGCGGATGGCCAAACGCTACGAAAACAAAAAGGTGCGGTAAGCTCGGGAGGCGGACGATGGATTTCCTCGACCAACCCAGGGCCGTTCGCGAGGGCGAGGCGCTCGATTGGGCGGCGATCGAAACCTTTCTCAAGGATTCCATTCCGGGCCTCGCCGGGCCGCTCGCGGCCAAGCAGTATCCCAGCGGGTTTTCGAACCTGACCTACCTGATTTCCGTCGGCGGGCGCGAACTGGTGCTGCGCCGGCCGCCCTTCGGCACCAAGGCCAAGAGCGCCCACGACATGCGGCGCGAGTACCGCATCCTGCGCGCGCTCAAACCGGTTTTTCCATACTGCCCCGAACCGCTGGCCTACGGCGATGATGCGGCCGTGATGGATTGCCCGTTCTACGTCATGGAACGGCTGCCGGGCATCATCCTGCGCGCCAATCCGCCCCAAGGTTTCGCGCTGGAGGAAGCACAAGCCGCGCGGCTGTGCGAAAACCTCGTCGCCGTCTGGGCCCAACTGCACCGGGTGGATTACCGGGCCATCGGCCTGGCGGATCTCGGCAAGCCGGAAGGCTACGTAGCGCGCCAGGTCGAGGGCTGGAGCGGCCGCTACCGCAATGCCCGCACCGACGACGCGCCGGACTTCGAGGCCGTGATGGCCTGGCTCCGGGAGCGGCAGCCGCCCGACTCGCCGGCGCCGGCGCTGATCCACAACGATTACAAGTTCGACAACCTGGTGCTCGACCCGGCCGAACCGGAAAAGATCATCGGCGTGCTCGACTGGGAAATGGCGACGATCGGCGATCCGCTGATGGACCTGGGCGGCTCCCTGGCCTATTGGGTCGACCGCGACGATCCCGAGGATATGCAACTGCTGCGCCAGTCGCCGACCCACCTGCCCGGCATGCTGACACGCCGCGCGGTGCTGGACCGTTACGCCGCGCTGACCGGCCGGACCGTCGAACCCTTTGCTTTCTATTATTGCTTCGGCCTGTTCCGGCTCGCGGTGATCGCGCAACAGATCTATTACCGCTTCTATCACGGGCAGACGAAAGACGCGCGGTTTCAGATGTTGATCTTCGCCGTGAAGATCCTCGAACAGACGGCGCGGCAGGTGATCGACCGCGCGGGCTGAAAAACTTTTCAGGCGACGCGGCCAGCCCACCGCCAGGCCAGCAAACCCAACAACAGCAGCACCGGCAGCACCCACGCGGCCGTCGAATCGCCGGCCCCAACGGCGCAACCGCAAACGGGATCGTCGGCGCCTTCTTCAGGCTCGGCTTCCGCGGCCGCACCGTCGCAAACCGCCGCCTCATCGGCACAGGCCGCCGTGAATTCGCTCACGAACGTCGCGACGCCCGAGCCGGCGTATTCGTTCCACTCGCCGCCGCTTTTCCGGTACAGCCGGTAGGTCACCAGG
This window harbors:
- a CDS encoding acyl-CoA dehydrogenase; translation: MDFAVSEKMRVILGLIDEFVERELLPLEPEFATREFRDLLPVLEEKRALVKRMELWAPNQPREYGGMGLNLVEHGLVSEALGRTPLGHYVFGCQAPDAGNMEILHLFGSDAQKERYLRPLVAGQIRSCFAMTEVDLPGSNPVMLAATATKDGGDYVINGHKWYTTGADGSAFAVVMAVTHPDAPPHLRASMIIVPAGTPGYRLVRNIPVMGHAGSDYFSHGEVVFENCRVPQTNLLGGEGFGFAIAQERLGPGRIHHCMRWLGICRRAFDLLCKRATERPIDLDGHTLASTQIVQTWIAESAAEIQAARLLTLHAAWKIDQLGPKQARDEISLIKFTVAAAMERVVDRALQVHGGLGMTDDTILAFFYRHERAARIYDGADEVHKISFGKRMAKRYENKKVR
- a CDS encoding phosphotransferase family protein; this translates as MDFLDQPRAVREGEALDWAAIETFLKDSIPGLAGPLAAKQYPSGFSNLTYLISVGGRELVLRRPPFGTKAKSAHDMRREYRILRALKPVFPYCPEPLAYGDDAAVMDCPFYVMERLPGIILRANPPQGFALEEAQAARLCENLVAVWAQLHRVDYRAIGLADLGKPEGYVARQVEGWSGRYRNARTDDAPDFEAVMAWLRERQPPDSPAPALIHNDYKFDNLVLDPAEPEKIIGVLDWEMATIGDPLMDLGGSLAYWVDRDDPEDMQLLRQSPTHLPGMLTRRAVLDRYAALTGRTVEPFAFYYCFGLFRLAVIAQQIYYRFYHGQTKDARFQMLIFAVKILEQTARQVIDRAG